Proteins encoded together in one Armigeres subalbatus isolate Guangzhou_Male unplaced genomic scaffold, GZ_Asu_2 Contig297, whole genome shotgun sequence window:
- the LOC134203949 gene encoding ATP-binding cassette sub-family G member 1-like — translation MVTNDATEVAIPLMDVSSTVLSFENLNYSVQQSSKRILQDVSGLFRSGRLAAIIGPSGAGKSSLLNVLSGFQVQGMEGRILVNNESVDRERYRQMVAYNPQEVMLLPTITVTETLLYAVDLRMSSSVSRFQKIKIVNDIIALLGLEECAHRQARVLSGGEKKRLSIGQELVSNPKIMFFDEPTSGLDSESSYQVMSYLKDLARQGRCIISVVHQPSSDLLELFDDIYVVAEGQCLYKGPLEDLTTAFADVGLICPQYFNRADFVIKMASKSCNEREKVQLLKDRMKAAPIENGYNNNKQDGNLELKMGDRNDETSQYAISQWRQFAILTHRTFLGTIRNFTLTVLRFIGHILYGVIIGTVYYQIGNDGAKVISNVSYFMMILLFIVFANSMTVVLTFPLEMAVFIREYKSNCYSVGAYFFSKIVADFPLMIGGVICFHFIAYYMTGQVDETYRMLIFLSMCLLAGWYAQIYGMLGGCLFPIDVSPFIVPITLMPAVLFSGYFIRYDELFDVFKPLTYISPVRFALEGVSLASYGFGRKDLNCNEIFCYYRKARKILEMLDMEKSSIWVDVGGLAFIIIGLHIVVYVSLRFKVQ, via the exons ATGGTTACAAACGATGCCACCGAAGTGGCCATTCCACTGATGGACGTTTCATCCACCGTGCTGTCGTTCGAAAATCTCAACTATTCCGTCCAGCAGAGCTCCAAACGTATTCTGCAGGATGTTTCCGGGTTGTTTCGTTCTGGTCGATTGGCGGCCATTATCGGACCTTCAGGAGCGGGGAAATCCTCGCTGCTAAATGTGCTCAGCGGATTCCA GGTACAAGGAATGGAAGGCAGAATTCTGGTGAACAATGAAAGCGTCGATCGTGAACGATACCGGCAGATGGTGGCCTACAACCCGCAGGAGGTGATGCTTTTGCCGACAATCACCGTCACGGAGACTTTGCTCTACGCAGTCGACCTGCGTATGTCATCCAGCGTGTCAAGAtttcagaaaataaaaatagtcaACGACATTATTGCGTTGCTGGGTTTGGAGGAGTGTGCCCACCGACAAGCCCGGGTGCTGTCCGGAGGCGAGAAGAAACGGCTTTCGATCGGACAGGAGTTAGTTTCCAATCCCAAAATAATGTTCTTTGATGAACCGACCAGTGGCCTGGACAGCGAATCGTCGTATCAAGTGATGTCCTATTTGAAGGATTTGGCGCGGCAAGGACGATGCATCATCAGTGTGGTTCATCAGCCTAGTTCGGATCTTTTGGAACTGTTCGACGATATCTACGTGGTTGCTGAAGGGCAGTGTTTGTATAAAGGGCCTCTGGAAGATCTGACTACGGCATTTGCAGATGTGGGTTTGATATGCCCGCAGTATTTCAATCGAGCCGATTTCG TCATTAAAATGGCATCAAAGTCATGTAACGAACGCGAAAAAGTACAATTGCTGAAGGATCGTATGAAAGCAGCACCCATTGAGAACG gttacaacaacaacaaacagGATGGAAATCTAGAACTGAAAATGGGTGATAGGAATGATGAAACCTCACAGTATGCCATTTCTCAATGGCGTCAGTTCGCCATTCTTACACATAGAACATTTCTGGGTACCATCCGTAACTTCACGCTGACTGTGCTGCGATTCATTGGTCACATTTTGTATGGCGTCATTATCGGCACAGTCTATTATCAAATCGGAAACGATGGGGCCAAAGTTATCTCAAACGTATCCTATTTTATGATGATACTTCTGTTCATCGTATTTGCTAACTCTATGACTGTCGTCCTCACAT TCCCACTGGAGATGGCTGTGTTCATCCGGGAGTACAAGTCCAACTGCTACTCGGTCGGAGCCTATTTCTTCTCAAAGATCGTAGCGGACTTCCCACTCATGATCGGCGGGGTGATCTGTTTCCACTTCATTGCTTACTACATGACGGGGCAGGTCGACGAAACCTATCGGATGTTGATTTTCTTGAGCATGTGCCTGCTGGCTGGATGGTACGCGCAGATCTACGGAATGCTTGGAGGTTGTCTGTTCCCGATTGACGTGAGTCCCTTCATTGTGCCTATCACGTTGATGCCGGCGGTCCTGTTCAGTGGGTACTTCATCCGCTACGACGAACTGTTCGATGTGTTCAAACCGCTGACGTACATTTCACCGGTTCGATTCGCCCTGGAGGGAGTCTCGCTGGCGTCCTACGGTTTCGGGAGGAAGGACTTGAACTGCAATGAGATATTCTGCTACTACCGGAAAGCAAGGAAGATCCTTGAGATGCTGGATATGGAGAAGAGCTCCATATGGGTGGATGTAGGTGGGTTGGCATTTATTATTATAGGATTGCATATTGTGGTATATGTTAGCTTACGCTTTAAGGTACAGTAA